Within Raineyella sp. W15-4, the genomic segment ACAAGCCGTCCTGGAAGACGGTCGTCTTCCCCGGCCAGGGCTACGCCGGCTACTACAACCAGGCGATCAACGTCGACGCTCCGCACCCGGCCGCGGCGCGGCTGTGGCAGGAGTTCCTCTACTCCGACGAGGTCCAGAACCTCTTCCTCGCCGGCGGGGCCCGCCCCGTCCGGATGGAGGCGATGACCACCGCCGGCACCATCGACAAGACCAAGGCGGCGGCCCTCCCGGCGGCCCCGGCCACCACGGTGGTCCCGACCGACGCGCAGAGCAAGGCCGCCGGCACCCTGCTCGGCCAGAAGTGGGCAGCGGCGATCAGTTGAGCACCACCACGCTCGAGGCCACTCGGCCGTCCGGGGCGCAGCGTCACGCTGCGCCCCGGACGCGCCGTCGCCGCGGCCTGCTCGGCGCCCTGGGCCTGGGGCCCTTCGGCATCTACCTGCTGCTCTTCCTGATCCTGCCCACCGTGCTGGCGGTCTCCACCGGATTCCTCGATGGGCAGGGACGCTTCACCTGGGACAACGTCACCGCGCTTGCCGATCCGGTGATCCTGAAGACGTTCTGGAACAGCGTCTGGTTGTCGCTGCTCACCGCGGCGGTGGGGGCGATCGCGGGGGCGGCGGTCTGCTACGCCCTGCTGGGCGTGCCGCCGACCCACCCGGTGCGTACGGTCGTCGACGCGGCCTCCGGTACCCTGGCGCAGTTCGGCGGGGTGATGCTGGCCTTCGTCTTCATCGCCACCATGGGGCGCAACGCGCTGATCACCCAGTGGCTGCTCGGGATCGGGATCGACATCTACGCCGCCAGCAACTGGCTCTACGCCCTGCCCGGCCTCATCCTGCCGTACATCTACTTCCAGGTGCCGCTGATGGTGATCACCTTCAGCCCGGCCCTCGACGGCCTGCGCCCCCAGTGGGCCGAGGCGAACCTCACCCTCGGCGGGAACGCGCGCACCTTCTGGACGCGGATCGGCCTGCCGATCCTGGCCCCGTCGTTCGCGGCCAGCTACCTGTTGCTGTTCGCCAACTCGTTCTCCGCGTACGCCACGGCCGCCGCGCTCGCCAGCCAGGGCTCCCAGATCGTGCCGCTGCAGATCCGGGCGGCGCTGACCAGTGAGACCGTGCTGGGCCGGTCAAACCTGGCCGGGTCACTCGCACTGGGAATGATCGTGCTGATGGCGCTGGTGATGGCCGGGTATGCCGCGATCCAGCGCCGGGCCGAACGGTGGCGGTCATGACCCGGGCGACGCTCTATCCCCGCCGGGTGACCCGGGCCGTCATCGCGGTGGTCGTCGGCGCGTTCTTCGTGATCCCGATGCTGACGACGCTGGAGTACACCTTCCGCGACGGGACCGGGCATTCGCTGGTCCACTGGGCGAGCCTGTTCGACCCGGCGAAGGCGGCGGCGTACGCCCCGATCCGGGTCGGCCTGACCAACTCGCTGATCCTGATGGTTGTCACCGTCGCGCTGGTGCTGTTCCTGTTGGCGCCGACGATGATCTTGATCAACCTGAGATTCCCGCGGCTGCGGCGTCCGTTCGAGTTCGTCGCGTTGTTGCCGATCACCATCCCGGCGATCGTGCTGGTCGTCGGGCTGACACCGATCTACCTGGTGATCGGCCGGAGCCTGGGCACCGGCGCCTGGACGCTGGCGTTCGCGTACGGCATCCTGACGCTGCCGTTCGCGTTCCGGTCGATCCAGGCGGCCATCGATGCGACCAACCTGTCCACCCTCGCCGAGGCGGCCCGCTCCCTGGGCGCGTCCTGGTTCCAGGTCGTCTGGCGGGTGCTGGCCCCGAACCTGCGGAACGGGCTGCTCGCGGCCTCCCTGATCTCGGTGGCCGTGGTGCTCGGCGAGTTCACCATCGCCTCGCTGCTCAACCGGCAGAACCTGCAGACCTCCCTGGTGCTGGTCAACCGGCAGGACGCCTACATCGCGGTGGTGTTCTCGCTGCTCGCGCTGGCGTTCTGCTTCGTACTGCTCCTGCTGATCGGGAGGACCGGACGCGCCGGCACCCGCCGCCTGCACAGAAGGGAACGGGCATGACCCTCCAGAGGACCGACGGGCAGGCCGCGGACGATCGCCCCACCGGCGACCTCGCCGCCCGCACCGCCACCGACGTCATCCTGGACGCGGTGGTGAAGGACTTCGGCAGCACGCGGGTGTTGCACGGGCTCGACCTGCACATCAGGGCGGGTGAGTTCGTCTCCCTGCTGGGGCCGTCGGGGTGCGGCAAGACGACCGCCCTGCGGCTGATCGCCGGGCTGGAGGACCTGACCTCCGGCGTGATCCGGATGAACGACACCGACGTCTCGGACGTGCCCACCAACCGCCGCGACATCGGCATGGTGTTCCAGTCGTACTCGCTGTTCCCGCACCTCACCGTGCAGGCCAACACCGAGTTCGGCCTGGCGATGCGCAAGGTGCCCGCGGCGCGGGCCCGTTCGCTGGCCGCGGACGCCCTGGAACTGGTCGGTCTGGGACACCTGTCCCAGCGCTACCCGCACGAGCTGTCCGGCGGGCAGCAGCAGCGGGTGGCGTTGGCCCGGGCACTGGTCACCTCACCGAAGGTGCTGCTGCTGGACGAGCCGTTGTCGGCGCTGGACGCCCGGGTGCGCGTGCAACTGCGGATGGAGATCCGGCGGATCCAGGCCGAGCTCGGCATCACCACGGTCTTCGTCACCCACGACCAGGAGGAGGCACTGGCCATCTCCGACCGGGTGGCGGTGATGGACGCCGGACGGATCGAGCAGATCGGTACCCCCGAGGAGCTCTACCTCACCCCGGCCACCCCGGTGGTGGCGGCCTTCGTCGGCCTGTCGAGCCTGCTGCGGGCCCGGGTGACCGGTGGCCGGGCGCGGATCTGGGACCAGGACCTGCCGGTGATCGGTGAGGTCCCCGACGGGGACGCCGAGGCGTTCGTACGGCCCGAGCATGTCCGGCTGGCGAGTGACGGCGAGCCCTCGGTACCGGTCGTGGTGGAGACGAGCACCTTCCTCGGCTCGATCCGACGGACGCTGCTGCGGGCGGCAGACGGTCAACTGCTCACCATGCAGCACGCGGCCGACCTGGATCTGGAGCGCGGTGCCAGCGCTCGGGTGACGCTGCTGCCGATGCCGGTCGTGGTGCGGGCGGCGGCCCAGGTCTGATGTCTGATCCGCGCACCAACATCCTGGTCCTGGGCATCGACGGCCTGCGGCTGTCGATCGCCCTGGAGGACGGTGTGGCGTCAAGCCTGTCCCGGCTGTACGCCCGGGGCCGGAGCACCGAGCTGGAAATGGCCGTGCCGACGATCTCGGGTCCGGGCTGGTCGACCCTGCTGACCGGCACCACCATCGCCGAACACGGCGTGCTCGACAACACCTTCGTCGGACACCGGCTCTTCGCCCACCCCGACCTGCTGTCCCGGGCCTACTACCAGGACCAGTCCACCCGTACCTTCGCGGCCGCGGGCTGGCCGCCGCTGGTCTCGCCGATCGGCCTGGGACCGGTGATCCAGCAGCGGACCGAACAGCAGAAGGCGGACCTGCACCGGGTGATCGTCCGGGACGGCGAGACCTTCGGCTACGCGTGGGCCGACGGGCAGGTGCACGACTACACCCGGGCGGCCCTGTCACGGTCGGATGCCCCCAACCTGTCGTTCGCCTATTTCTCCTCCATCGACGAGGCCGGCCACCTGTACGGCCTGATGGGCAGCGAGTACCGCGACGCGGTGCGCGCCACCGATGCGCGGATCGGTTCGTTGGTGTCGTGTGTGGAGCAGCGCTCGGCGGAGCGTGACGAGCGCTGGCTGGTGGCGGTGCTCACCGACCACGGGCACCTCGACCAGGGCGGCCACGGGGGCGCCACTCCGCAGGAGCGTGCGTCGTTCCTGCTGTTGTGGTCGCCACAGGGCGCCGACGCGGTGCCGGAGCTCCCGGACGACCTGGCGCCCGAGCAGGTGGCCGGTCTGCTGCTCGCACAGCGACGTCCGCGCTGAGGTCCGGGCTCCGGTCTCCTCGTCCGGTGCCACGCGCGGGTCGGCTACCCGCGGCGGTCGTCCTCGTGACGTTCCCGCATGCCGTCGGCGGTCCACCGGGCCCATCGTGGGTCCTGGCCCGCGCGCTGGAGGGTGTCCAGCCGTTCCCGGTCGGGCCATGATGTGGTGACCCGGTCGATGGTGTCCAGGTCTCGCCGGTGGTCCCGGCCGACGACAGGGAACGAACCGGGCGCGGTGACCAGCCGGGCCGCAGTGACCCAGCCAGGACGGGAATCCGCCAGCGTGACGATGCCACGCACCGATCCGGGGCGGTGGTGTCCGGATCGCAGAGGAGCCCGGGCGACGACCAGCATGGGCCGGGGCACGGTGTCGGGGATCCGCGTCGGACCGGTGGAGACCTTCATGCTTCAACGGTAGGTGGGGCCGGGAGCCCTCTCGCGAGTCACTGTGACTCGCCTCACGACTAGACTGACGCCATGAGTGAGACGGTGACACCGCGTCAGGTGACCGAGGCCGTTCCCGGCTGGCGGGTGATCTCGGGCGCGCTCCACGTGATGGTCGAGTGCGGCTCTTTCCCCGCTGCCCTCGACCTCGTCCATCGGGTCGGGGCCCTGGCCGAGCAGCACAACCACCACCCCGACATCGACATCCGCTACTCCCGGGTGCACCTGAGCGTCGTCAGCCACGACGTCGGGCAGCTGACCGACCGGGACGTACGCTTCGCCCGGGCGGTCAGCACCCTGGTCGACGACGCGGGATTTCGCACCGATCCGGCCGCGCTGACCGTGGCTGACGTCGCCATCGACGCCATGGATGTGGCGAGGATCCGCCCGTTCTGGCTGGCCGTGCTCGGCTACCGAGAGGCCGGTGACAACGAGATCGTCGACCCCGATCGGCTGGCGCCGCTGGTCTGGTTCCAGCAGATGGATCAGCCCCGCACCCAGCGCAACCGGATCCATCTCGACGTCGACGTCCCCCACGACGAGGCCGAGCGCCGCCTTCAGGCCGCCCTCGCCGCCGGCGGCCGGCTGGTCACCGCACAGTACGCCCCCGCCTGGTGGGTGCTGGCCGACGCCGAAGGCAACGAGGCCTGTATCTGCACCTGGCAGGAACGCGACTGACGGACTCGCAGATGGCACCGATGAGGTGACGAAGGATCCAGCGCCGCGGCGCCTGTGGGCATTTCAGCTGCAGCAACCGTTGTTGCCGACGAGGTTGTTCGACCAGATCGCCTTCCTCGTCGGCACGGTGGTTGCGGCGTGGATGGCGGTCGTCATCGCGATCCAAGGGTTCCGCACCCCGTGGGCGCCGGTCTGGGTCATTCCGGTCTGGGCGATCACGGCCTATGCTGTTCTGCCCCGGCTGCATCGGATGCTCTCGGACCTCTACGTTCCCGACTATTTCTTCGGCCGCACCCGCACCGCGGACGGTCTGCTCGGTGACCCGGTCAACCTGGGCGTGGACGGCTCCGCCGAGCAACTCGATCAGGTGATGACGTGGGCCGGCTGGCGCCGCGCGGATGAGATCACCGGCGCGTCCAGCTGGCGGATGATCCTGTCGACTCTCACCCGCCGCAGCTATCCGACGGCGCCGGTGTCGTCTCTCATGCTCTTTCGCCGCCGGCACGATATCGCCTATGAGCAGGAAGTCGCGGGCAACCCCACACAGCGCCACCACGTGCGCTTCTGGCATTGTCCGCCAGGATGGTTCCTGCCCGGCGGTGCCAGGGCCGACTGGCTCGGTGCGGGCACGTACGACATGAACGTCAGGCTGTCGTTCTTCACCCTGCAGGTCACCCATCGGATCAACGAGAACACCGATGTCGAGCGGGACTACGTGATCTCGTCGGTGTGCCGGACAAACCCCGCCGTGACGGTCCGCACGCTGCGCAACTTCACCACCGGATACCACGCGCGAAACGGCGGCGGCGACCACTTCATCACCGACGGCGACCTCCCCATCCTCGATGTTTCCGCTGTGGACGCGTCGGTGCCGCCGACCAGGCCGGACGCTGCAGGTCCGGCGTCGGCGGGCGCGACGATCGGGCGTGCGCCGCTGGCGGCCGTGGTGGCGTTCGCGCTGGTCGTGCTGGTCAGCGCCGTGAAGCTGGTCGGCTTCTTCGGTGCCGGTGAGGTGCAGGGGCTCATCGCCGCCGGGTCCGGGCAGGAGCAGGTCCCGACAGTGCTGGTGGGCGCGTTCGTGGCCTTCACGCTGAGTCAGCTCGGGACGTCATGGCTGGCGTTGCGTGGTGGACGCCGATCTCGCGCTGCGCTCATTGTGCTCCTCACCCTGGAGATCACGCTGGTGGCGATCGACTACCTCGACGGCAGCGCGGCCCTCGGGCTCGACTGGACACTGTTCACGGCGTCGGTGCAGTGCATCGCGCTGCTTGCGCTGTCCAGTGAGTCGGCCGGAGCCTGGGCGCGGCGGACTCCGGAGGTTGGTCCGGGTGCGGCGCAGGCGTGACGTGGCGATAGGTCCGCCTGTAGTTGGTCCTCGAGCCCGATGGTAAGCAATGGCGACCAGTCGGCCGACAATCCCACCTCCGATGATCGCCACCCCGAGCCATTCGGCGATTCCGCCGATGAGTACCTCACCGACAAAGACGCTGACCAGATTGTCGAGGTAGTACGGGTCTCGTCCGGCGCTGCTGATGTGCATCTCCGGCCGGGTCGGATGCCTGAGCAATACCAGTTGCAGGAGAAGGTAGAAGTAGTACGCGACCACGGCGGCGCTCCAGGTCAGGATGCCGGCGACCGAGGGCCGCCAGGGGCGCGGACGGTCGCTGGTTGCCGAACTGATGCCCGTACGTCCCAGGTGTCCGCCAGGGCCACCTGGATCCTGACGGCGTCGAGCCCCGGTACGGGGCGGCCGTCATCGTGAGAGTTGGCTTCTCATCTCGGCCGATCGCTACAGCGGCAAGTAGCTGACGCGTCCCTCCCAGTCGGCGTTGACACTGACCTGCGTGACGACCACGAGGTCAGCGATGACCATCCCGACGGGCATTGTGGCCGACGCGATGAATACTCCGGCCATCGGCAGCCCGGCGGCATGCGGTTGTGAGCGAAGTCCGGCATCGTAGCGGCGTCGTGGCTCAGCATCACGCGCCCTCCCGCGCCGCCCACGCCAGGATCGTGGGGTCGTCCAGGGTGCGCAGGCCGACGTCCTGTACGCGCACGATGTCAGTTTCCGGCGCGAGCCTGAGGAGGCCGTTGACGATGGCGCGGTTGAAGTCCTCGTCGGCCAGGAAGCGGACGCTCACGTGCCCAGACGGGCCAGAAGCTTCGCGCGCAACCCGGCGGTCGGATACTCGGCCTCGATCCGTGCTCGGGTCGTCGCGTCCTGCCGCTCCCGCTCGGAGAGGTAGGACTCGACCTCGGTCCGGTGGTGGAGGTAGTACGCAAGCACAGCATAGATGTCTGCCAGCGGCACCGTGTCGTACGACTCGTGGATCACCTCCTGTGACGAGGGTAGCGCGACAGCGGTGTGAGGCTCTCGTTCAGCGCCTGCTTGACGACGAGGCACAGGGTGCGAGGTAGTCGCACGGGCTGGGGGCTGCGCGTTCCCCACGACCTGCAGTCATCGCCCGCCAAGGGCACGGAGAGCGTCGCCGGTGAGCCGCTGACCGGTCCAGTCGTCCATGCCGACCGCGCCGATCGTGCGGTAGAACGCGATCGAGGGGGCGTTCCAGTCGAGCACGGACCACTCAACGCGGGCGTAGCCGCGCTCGACCGCGATCGCCGCGAGCTCCCTCATCAGCGCCAGACCGTAGCCGCGACCACGTTCCGACTCGGCGACGAACAGGTCCTCGAGGAAGATCCCGTTCGTGCCCGTCCAGGTCGAATAGTTGAGGAACCAGATCGCGATCCCGGCGATCACGCCGTCCCGATCGACAACATGGGCGAAGACGCTCGGCCGCTCGCCGAACAGCACGCCGTGCAGCCGCTCCTCGGTGTTCTCGACGGCGTCCGGCTTATGCTCGTAGACCGCGAGGTCGCGGATGCGGTCCAGGATGGCCGGTACGTCGGAGGGAGTCGCCGTGCGGACGATCGCCCCGTCGGGCAGCGTGCGGGCGGTGGGGCCATGCATGGCGGAGAGCTCCGTCCGTCGAGGAGGTCGTGGGTCAGGATGTGGATCCACGGGTGGGGCCAAGGCTAATCCATCGGACATCTGGCTTGAGGCACCCGACGACCGTCCTGGACCAGGCAGGGGACAGCTTCACGCTGACATAACACCCAGCTTCACCAGGGTTGAGAGATGTTGAGAGTTATGTGTGAAGCTCCGGTTCCGGGCGGCTGGAGTCCACCGGACCTTCAGCCGCCCGGAGGGGAAGCCTGGTACCACGGGGTGCGCGATGTGATGACGGCCGCAGTGGGCCAGCCGTGCGCGATCGAACCATTAACGTCTGTCCCACGGACGTCAGGGGAGGCGCTGTGGACGGCGGGTATGTGGTGGTCGATCTGGAGACGACCGGCTTCAACCCGACAGGTACGGACCGGATCGTCGAGATCGCGGCCGTGCACGTCGACGACGAGGGGCGACTGCTGGGGGAGTGGTCGACCCTGGTCAATCCGCTCCGGGACGTCGGGCCGGTCAGCATCCACGGCATCGCTGCGGGTGACGTCCTGGACGCGCCGACGTTCGCCGACCTCGCTCCTTTGGTGGTGGAGGACTTCGCGGGTCGTACGGTCGTCGCGCACAACGCGCGCTTCGACCTGAACTTCCTCACCATCGAACTGCGGCGGGCGGGCTACGACCTGCCCGAGCCCCTGTGCGGGCTCTGCACGATGGAGTGGGCGCGGACCGTTCTGCCGCAGGTGCCGCGTCGGCTCGAGTCGTGCTGCGCGGCGGCGGGGGTGACGCTCGCCAACGCGCACTCTGCACTCGGGGACGCGCACGCGACGGCCGAACTGCTGGGTGTCTACGTGCACCACGTTGCCGTGGAGCCGCGCTGGGACCGGACCGTACGGGAGACCCGCGCGTACGCATGGCCCCCGGCGCCGGTGCACGGGCCGGTCCCCCTGGTGCAGCGGGGCGCTTGCGGGCGACGCCGTGCCGGGGCATGGATCGACCGGCTGACCGCACGGCTGCCGCGGTCACAGAACCCGGACGTCGACCCGTACTTGGACGTGCTGGATCGGGCGCTGCTCGACGGGTCACTCAGCGTGCATGAGGAGTGCCTGCTGCTGCAGGTCGCCGAGGACCTCGGCCTGACTGCAGAGCAGGTGCGGGAGGCGAACAGTACGTACCTCGCGTCGGTCGCGGCAGCGGCCTGGGCCGACGGGGTCGTGACGCCGGCCGAGCACGAGAGCATCCGGGCGATCGCGCAGATGCTCGGACTGACCGCCGAGGACGCGGATGCGGCACTGGCCGAGATCCACGATCACGGCTGCGCCGAGACGGCGTCCCGACCCGAGTTCCGCCTGGAGCCGGGCGACCGGGTCGTCTTCACCGGGGACATGCAGCGGCCACGGGAGGAATGGATCGCCCTCGCCGAACAAGTGGGCCTCGAGGTCGGCGCGGTCACCAAGCGCACCAAACTGGTGGTCGCGGCCGACCCGGACTCCCTCAGCGGCAAGGCCCGGAAGGCCCGGGACTACGGGATCCCGATCGTCGGTGAGGCGACATTCGGGCGGATCCTGGGCGACGTGGCCAGGCGATGAATTGCGCGGGATCCGCAGGCTGCCGTGCAGGAGAACTGAACAACTTGTGTGGGTCGGCCTAGCTGGGGAGTCGCACCCTGCGTGCTGCGGTCACGACGTGTGGGCCGACCGTCTTCGTTGGTGACGGGTGTGGGCCTTCGTGTGGATGGGTGGCAGCTCGCTGAGTCGCAGCGCGGTTCGGTCGTCGGTGATGAGTGTCGTGACGAGCCCGGAGCTGGCGACGGCTCGGATCGCGGGGGCCTTGGCGGGGTCCCCGGCGGCGGCGATCACATACGGGATGGTCAGGAGATCATCCGGAGTGGCGGCGATGCGCCGCGCGTTCAGGTCGCCATCGATCACCCTGCCCTGCTCATCGAGGAACAACCCCAGCATCTCAGCTCGGGCCCCGGCGGCGTCGAGGATCGCAGTGTCCGCGGGGGATAGATACTCGCGCAGCTGTGTGATCGGGGGGCTCCACGACCCAATGGACATTACCGCGACGGAGAGGTCCCGGAACCGTGCGAGGTTCGCCGCGATAGCTGGGTCGGCGCGCAACACTGCGGCACTCTCAACCGTGCCAGCGAAGAGCGGCGCGAAGATCGGATGGGCGTTGACCGTCGACGTCCCGGCAACGCCGCGCAGGATCTCGAGGGGGGACTGGCTCAGGTCGTTTCCGACCGTGCCGGTCAGCTGGGCGATCGTGGAGGGCGGTAGATCGGTCAGGTGCTGACTGACAGCCAGCATCGTCCTGCCCCAGGAGAATCCGAAACTGTCGTTGGGTCTGAGGATCGACTGCACCAGGTTGGCCGTCATCTGCGCGATGCGGTCGCGCTCCAGGGCTTCACTGCCTCCCCCCGGGACAACTAGGCAAGCCGAGAGACCGAGATGTCTGGCCAGGTCGTGGGAGACCTGGCGCAGATAGGTGGTCCCCGGGCGGATCTCGATGGTGATGATGCCTTCGTCCCGACCCTGCTGTAGGAGCCTTGCCACCTTGAACCTTGAGATGCCGAGTTGTTGGGCAATCGCGGATTTCGGCACGTCGTCGTCGTAGTAGAGGTGTGCGATCCGTGTGATCAGCCCGGTGATCTCGTCATCCATCCCAGTCCCCTCGCTCAAATGAGCGACATTGTCGCCCTTTTCTTGACGGCTGTCTGAGGTAATCGTAGCGTTCATGGTGTGAGCAGAGGTGCTCATCTGAGCAGATGGATGTAGAGATGCGTAAGCACATCGTGGTGAATGGACTGGCGGTGGATGCCGTGCTGAGTCCCGTCGTTGTCGAGGACCGGCTCTTGCCGCTGCTGGGCTCAATGTCCCCGCACCCCGGTGCGGCGCGCTCTTTCGCCTTCCTGGCCGGACCGCCGGGGTGCGGCAAGTCGACCCTGGCTGAGCTGCTGCGCCACGCCGCCGCGTTCCGCGGCCTCGACTTGGCAGTCGTCGGGATAGACGGCTTCCACCACATGAATGACTACCTGGCTCGGCACACGGCACATGTGAATGGAAAAGACGTCCGGTTGGTCGACGTCAAGGGCGCTCCGGAGTCATTCGATCTGGACCGACTCCGGACTTGCATAACGCGATCGGCAACCGAGGACGTGGCGTGGCCGGGCTACGACCGACGGCTCCACGAACCTGTCGACGACCGTACGGCCGTCACCGCAGGGCGTGTGCTGGTCGAGGGCAACTGGCTCCTGCTGGAGGAGCCCGGCTGGCGCGACTTGAGAGCACTCGCCAGTCTCACGATTTTCATCGATGCGGGGCCCCCACTCCTGCGCGAACGATTGATCGCCCGCAAGCAAGCCGGCGGGATCTCTCTGCATGACGCCGAAACCTTCTATGAGGCCAGCGACCTCCCCAACATCATTCGGTACTTGGATCACAGCGCCCGCAACGTCGACGTGACGTTGACCTTGCGGCCTGACGGACACCTGGAAGAAGTCACTTCATGAGTTCCAACGCCCCCAACGCGCGAGCCCGTGTGCAAGCGTTCGGAGGATTCCTGACGGCGATGGTCATCCCCAACATGGGGGCCTTCATCGCCTGGGGCTTTCTCACCGCGCTGTTCATCCCCACAGGATGGCTGCCTAACGACTACCTCGCCCAGCTCAACACTCCGATCATCCACTACATCCTTCCATCGCTGCTTGCCTATACCGGCGGCACACTCATCCACGGCAAACGCGGCGGCGTGATCGGCGTCATCGGGACCGTCGGCCTGATCGTCGGCGCTGATATCCCAATGTTCCTCGGCGCGATGATCATGGGTCCGTTCAGCGCCTGGATTCTCAAGCAGTTCGACCGGTTCACCAAGGACCGCATTAGGCCCGGCTTCGAGATGATCGTCGACAACTTCTCGCTGGGCCTTATTGGGCTGGGATTGTGCCTCTTGTCGTACGTGGCCGTCGGACCCGCGGTCCTCGCACTCAACAAGGCACTGACCGTCGCGGTCGGAGCTCTCATTAGTACCGGCTTCCTGCCAGTCCTTGCCGTGCTCAACGAACCCGCGAAAGTGTTGTTCCTCAACAACGTCATCGATCAGGGCATCTACTATCCGTTGGGCATGCAGCAGGCGGCCGAGGCCGGCAAGTCGATTCTGTTCTGCGTGGCCTCCAACCCCGGCGCCGGCCTTGGGCTGCTGTGCGCCTTCTGGAAGTTTGGCGAGACCAAGGAACTGCGTGACTCCGCCCCCGGCGCGATCATCATCCACTTCCTCGGCGGCATCCACGAGATCTACTTCCCGTACGTGCTGATGAAGCCGCTCACCCTGATCGGCATGATCCTCGGCTCGGGCTTCGGTATCGCCACCCTCCAGCTCTTGGGGGGCGGGCTTGTGGCCGGCCCGAGCCCGGGCTCGATCATCTCCTACTTGCTGCTGACCCCTCGTGGCGACTACTCCGCGATCATCGCGGCAGTCCTCGTGGCCGGCACTGTCAGCTTCGTCGTCAACTCGCTGATTCTGCGTTTCGACCAGCGTCGCTCCTCCCACCGCAAGACCGGCAACGACCTCGCGGACTTCCAGGCCCGGTCGACGTCCATGAAGAACGCCGGCAAGGACGTTCTGTCGGGAGTCCTCAAGACCACCGAAACTGAGGCCACTGCCGCGAACTTTCTCACATCAGAGGAGCCGAACACGTCCGTTCCCGTCGCGGTGATTCGCAAGGTCGTGTTCGCC encodes:
- a CDS encoding ABC transporter permease, which produces MTRATLYPRRVTRAVIAVVVGAFFVIPMLTTLEYTFRDGTGHSLVHWASLFDPAKAAAYAPIRVGLTNSLILMVVTVALVLFLLAPTMILINLRFPRLRRPFEFVALLPITIPAIVLVVGLTPIYLVIGRSLGTGAWTLAFAYGILTLPFAFRSIQAAIDATNLSTLAEAARSLGASWFQVVWRVLAPNLRNGLLAASLISVAVVLGEFTIASLLNRQNLQTSLVLVNRQDAYIAVVFSLLALAFCFVLLLLIGRTGRAGTRRLHRRERA
- a CDS encoding ABC transporter ATP-binding protein; translation: MTLQRTDGQAADDRPTGDLAARTATDVILDAVVKDFGSTRVLHGLDLHIRAGEFVSLLGPSGCGKTTALRLIAGLEDLTSGVIRMNDTDVSDVPTNRRDIGMVFQSYSLFPHLTVQANTEFGLAMRKVPAARARSLAADALELVGLGHLSQRYPHELSGGQQQRVALARALVTSPKVLLLDEPLSALDARVRVQLRMEIRRIQAELGITTVFVTHDQEEALAISDRVAVMDAGRIEQIGTPEELYLTPATPVVAAFVGLSSLLRARVTGGRARIWDQDLPVIGEVPDGDAEAFVRPEHVRLASDGEPSVPVVVETSTFLGSIRRTLLRAADGQLLTMQHAADLDLERGASARVTLLPMPVVVRAAAQV
- a CDS encoding alkaline phosphatase family protein, whose product is MSDPRTNILVLGIDGLRLSIALEDGVASSLSRLYARGRSTELEMAVPTISGPGWSTLLTGTTIAEHGVLDNTFVGHRLFAHPDLLSRAYYQDQSTRTFAAAGWPPLVSPIGLGPVIQQRTEQQKADLHRVIVRDGETFGYAWADGQVHDYTRAALSRSDAPNLSFAYFSSIDEAGHLYGLMGSEYRDAVRATDARIGSLVSCVEQRSAERDERWLVAVLTDHGHLDQGGHGGATPQERASFLLLWSPQGADAVPELPDDLAPEQVAGLLLAQRRPR
- a CDS encoding VOC family protein, with protein sequence MSETVTPRQVTEAVPGWRVISGALHVMVECGSFPAALDLVHRVGALAEQHNHHPDIDIRYSRVHLSVVSHDVGQLTDRDVRFARAVSTLVDDAGFRTDPAALTVADVAIDAMDVARIRPFWLAVLGYREAGDNEIVDPDRLAPLVWFQQMDQPRTQRNRIHLDVDVPHDEAERRLQAALAAGGRLVTAQYAPAWWVLADAEGNEACICTWQERD
- a CDS encoding LssY C-terminal domain-containing protein, with translation MTKDPAPRRLWAFQLQQPLLPTRLFDQIAFLVGTVVAAWMAVVIAIQGFRTPWAPVWVIPVWAITAYAVLPRLHRMLSDLYVPDYFFGRTRTADGLLGDPVNLGVDGSAEQLDQVMTWAGWRRADEITGASSWRMILSTLTRRSYPTAPVSSLMLFRRRHDIAYEQEVAGNPTQRHHVRFWHCPPGWFLPGGARADWLGAGTYDMNVRLSFFTLQVTHRINENTDVERDYVISSVCRTNPAVTVRTLRNFTTGYHARNGGGDHFITDGDLPILDVSAVDASVPPTRPDAAGPASAGATIGRAPLAAVVAFALVVLVSAVKLVGFFGAGEVQGLIAAGSGQEQVPTVLVGAFVAFTLSQLGTSWLALRGGRRSRAALIVLLTLEITLVAIDYLDGSAALGLDWTLFTASVQCIALLALSSESAGAWARRTPEVGPGAAQA
- a CDS encoding DUF5615 family PIN-like protein, with protein sequence MSVRFLADEDFNRAIVNGLLRLAPETDIVRVQDVGLRTLDDPTILAWAAREGA
- a CDS encoding GNAT family N-acetyltransferase, with the protein product MHGPTARTLPDGAIVRTATPSDVPAILDRIRDLAVYEHKPDAVENTEERLHGVLFGERPSVFAHVVDRDGVIAGIAIWFLNYSTWTGTNGIFLEDLFVAESERGRGYGLALMRELAAIAVERGYARVEWSVLDWNAPSIAFYRTIGAVGMDDWTGQRLTGDALRALGGR
- a CDS encoding exonuclease domain-containing protein, which translates into the protein MDGGYVVVDLETTGFNPTGTDRIVEIAAVHVDDEGRLLGEWSTLVNPLRDVGPVSIHGIAAGDVLDAPTFADLAPLVVEDFAGRTVVAHNARFDLNFLTIELRRAGYDLPEPLCGLCTMEWARTVLPQVPRRLESCCAAAGVTLANAHSALGDAHATAELLGVYVHHVAVEPRWDRTVRETRAYAWPPAPVHGPVPLVQRGACGRRRAGAWIDRLTARLPRSQNPDVDPYLDVLDRALLDGSLSVHEECLLLQVAEDLGLTAEQVREANSTYLASVAAAAWADGVVTPAEHESIRAIAQMLGLTAEDADAALAEIHDHGCAETASRPEFRLEPGDRVVFTGDMQRPREEWIALAEQVGLEVGAVTKRTKLVVAADPDSLSGKARKARDYGIPIVGEATFGRILGDVARR
- a CDS encoding sugar-binding transcriptional regulator; translation: MDDEITGLITRIAHLYYDDDVPKSAIAQQLGISRFKVARLLQQGRDEGIITIEIRPGTTYLRQVSHDLARHLGLSACLVVPGGGSEALERDRIAQMTANLVQSILRPNDSFGFSWGRTMLAVSQHLTDLPPSTIAQLTGTVGNDLSQSPLEILRGVAGTSTVNAHPIFAPLFAGTVESAAVLRADPAIAANLARFRDLSVAVMSIGSWSPPITQLREYLSPADTAILDAAGARAEMLGLFLDEQGRVIDGDLNARRIAATPDDLLTIPYVIAAAGDPAKAPAIRAVASSGLVTTLITDDRTALRLSELPPIHTKAHTRHQRRRSAHTS